A window of the Pogona vitticeps strain Pit_001003342236 chromosome 4, PviZW2.1, whole genome shotgun sequence genome harbors these coding sequences:
- the FMO1 gene encoding flavin-containing monooxygenase 1 isoform X2 — protein MPKKVAIVGAGVSGLASIKCCLDEGLEPTCFERSDGIGGVWRFTDYLEEGKPSLYKSLISNTCKEMSTFSDFPYPEDFPVFLPHARLLEYLRMYTDHFDLRRHIQFKTTVITIRKRPDFSATGQWDVVTETNGKQTSEIFDGVMVCIGYLADPSLQLSSFPGIDKFKGQYFHSREYKTPEVFKDKRVLVVGMGNSGVDIAVAATHTAKKVMISTSRGAWVISRVFDNGYPWDMVFLTRFLNMIRNSLPGRVTTWLLANRANQWFNHAYYGIIPENSKW, from the exons ATGCCCAAGAAAGTAGCCATTGTTGGAGCCGGAGTGAGTGGACTGGCCTCCATCAAGTGCTGCCTGGATGAGGGGCTGGAGCCCACCTGCTTTGAGAGGAGCGATGGCATCGGAGGAGTGTGGCGGTTCACG GACTATCTCGAAGAAGGAAAACCCAGTCTCTACAAATCCTTGATTAGTAATACCTGTAAGGAGATGTCAACTTTTTCAGATTTTCCATACCCAGAAGATTTTCCTGTCTTCTTGCCCCATGCCAGGCTCCTGGAATATCTGAGGATGTACACAGACCATTTTGATCTTCGAAGACACATTCAGTTCAAG ACTACTGTGATCACTATAAGGAAACGCCCCGACTTCTCTGCCACCGGTCAGTGGGATGTTGTCACAGAGACCAATGGGAAGCAGACATCAGAGATTTTTGATGGTGTGATGGTTTGCATCGGCTACCTTGCTGACCCTTCATTGCAACTCAGCTCTTTCCCTG GTATAGACAAGTTTAAGGGCCAGTACTTTCACAGCCGGGAGTACAAAACCCCAGAGGTTTTCAAGGACAAAAGAGTGCTTGTGGTTGGCATGGGGAATTCTGGAGTTGATATTGCAGTGGCAGCCACTCATACAGCAAAGAAG GTGATGATCAGCACAAGCAGAGGCGCTTGGGTTATAAGTCGTGTTTTCGACAATGGCTACCCATGGGACATGGTATTCCTCACTCGTTTCCTGAACATGATCCGAAATAGCCTTCCTGGACGTGTCACCACATGGCTGCTTGCAAACCGAGCGAACCAGTGGTTTAACCATGCATATTATGGAATAATTCCAGAAAACAG TAAATGGTGA